In a genomic window of Thalassotalea piscium:
- a CDS encoding cation diffusion facilitator family transporter, giving the protein MHSHSHQHGTDDRIGWAFFLNVTFTIIEFIGGWLTNSTAIMADAVHDLGDSLSIGFAWILSRFSNKAAPDKYSYGYRRLTLFGALVNGVVLVIGSIWVLFEAIPRLTNPEMPVVEGMLGLAILGVAVNGYAVFKLKAGETLNEKVLTWHLLEDVLGWVAVLIVSIVLLFVELPILDPLLSIGFTLFILFNVFRNLKSTLVLFLQAAPDEETQQNIKQTLIKLPEVNGVHHMHFWSLDGESHVLTAHLELSKNSSVNELVALKQTIAIELSEYHLSHTTIEFEFPKETCRDEHEKET; this is encoded by the coding sequence ATGCATAGTCATAGTCATCAACATGGAACAGACGACAGGATTGGTTGGGCATTTTTTCTGAATGTTACCTTTACGATCATCGAATTTATTGGTGGTTGGCTCACCAACAGTACCGCTATTATGGCTGATGCGGTGCATGACTTAGGAGATAGTTTATCGATTGGCTTTGCATGGATATTAAGTCGTTTTTCAAACAAAGCAGCGCCAGATAAATACAGCTATGGTTACCGCCGACTTACACTGTTCGGGGCATTGGTAAATGGCGTTGTATTAGTAATTGGCTCAATTTGGGTGTTGTTTGAAGCAATTCCAAGGCTAACCAACCCTGAAATGCCTGTAGTTGAAGGAATGTTAGGGCTTGCGATACTCGGTGTTGCCGTAAATGGGTATGCCGTATTCAAATTAAAAGCTGGGGAAACTTTAAATGAAAAAGTACTAACTTGGCACTTACTGGAAGATGTTCTGGGTTGGGTCGCCGTTCTAATTGTTTCAATTGTGTTGTTATTTGTAGAACTGCCAATACTAGACCCACTGCTATCAATTGGTTTTACATTATTTATTTTATTTAATGTTTTCAGAAATCTAAAATCTACACTTGTTTTGTTTCTTCAAGCCGCTCCAGATGAAGAAACTCAACAGAATATCAAACAAACTTTAATTAAATTACCTGAAGTTAATGGGGTTCATCACATGCACTTTTGGTCGTTAGACGGAGAAAGTCATGTACTAACAGCTCATTTGGAGTTATCTAAAAACTCAAGTGTGAATGAACTCGTGGCATTAAAACAAACTATCGCAATTGAACTTTCAGAATATCATTTGTCTCATACAACCATTGAGTTTGAGTTTCCCAAAGAAACTTGCAGAGATGAGCATGAAAAAGAAACATAG
- the cadR gene encoding Cd(II)/Pb(II)-responsive transcriptional regulator has translation MKIGELSKTSGCSIQTIRYYEKEGLLSDPERTEGNFRLYDVTALKQLEFVKHCRSLDISLIDIKRLIDLKNKPEESCSSVNELIKQQLDLVNKRMKELKALKIELQQMSSTCNSDNTIERCGIIKSLDS, from the coding sequence ATGAAAATAGGTGAATTATCGAAAACATCCGGTTGTTCTATACAAACTATTAGATACTATGAAAAAGAAGGATTACTTTCTGATCCAGAGCGTACAGAAGGTAACTTCAGATTGTATGACGTTACCGCTTTGAAGCAATTAGAATTCGTAAAACATTGTCGCAGTCTCGATATCTCTCTGATTGATATCAAACGTCTTATCGACCTAAAAAATAAACCAGAAGAAAGTTGTTCAAGTGTAAATGAACTGATTAAACAGCAATTAGATTTAGTTAATAAACGCATGAAAGAATTAAAAGCCTTAAAAATCGAATTACAACAAATGTCTAGTACGTGTAATTCTGATAATACTATTGAAAGGTGTGGGATAATTAAGTCATTAGATAGCTAA
- a CDS encoding transglutaminase-like domain-containing protein, whose protein sequence is MNQEYLKKTEIVNFEHPTIQSLITERKWHELDDYNKIGTAYQFVKDEILFGYNKSDDISASEVLSDGYGQCNTKGNLLMALLRGLRIQCRFHGFTIDQQLQKGAIPTYVFWLAPKYIIHSWVEVYFEGRWINLEGFILDNQYLTSIQQKFNQIKDNFCGYGVATKCFSSPDTGWRGTDTYIQKEGIHDDFGLYNSPDEFYLEKGTNLSGVKRWMYQKVIRHLINFNVTNLRKNKALEVQNA, encoded by the coding sequence ATGAATCAAGAATATCTTAAAAAAACTGAGATAGTTAATTTTGAACACCCCACTATCCAATCATTAATAACAGAGCGAAAATGGCATGAACTTGATGACTACAACAAGATTGGCACTGCTTATCAGTTTGTAAAAGACGAAATACTATTTGGCTATAACAAAAGCGACGATATTTCCGCAAGTGAAGTTTTATCTGACGGATACGGGCAATGTAACACTAAGGGCAACCTTTTAATGGCCTTATTACGTGGATTAAGAATTCAGTGCCGATTTCACGGGTTTACAATAGATCAGCAATTACAAAAAGGAGCTATTCCTACCTATGTCTTTTGGTTAGCGCCCAAATACATTATTCACAGTTGGGTTGAAGTTTACTTTGAAGGACGTTGGATCAACTTAGAGGGCTTTATTTTAGACAATCAATATCTCACTTCAATACAGCAAAAGTTTAATCAAATAAAAGACAATTTCTGTGGTTATGGTGTTGCAACAAAATGTTTTTCATCACCAGATACAGGTTGGCGCGGAACCGACACATATATTCAAAAAGAAGGGATTCACGACGACTTTGGACTTTATAATTCCCCTGATGAGTTTTATCTTGAAAAAGGCACTAATTTGTCTGGAGTCAAACGCTGGATGTATCAAAAAGTGATCCGCCACCTAATAAATTTCAATGTCACTAATCTAAGAAAAAATAAAGCGCTGGAGGTACAAAATGCATAG
- a CDS encoding cation transporter — MSGCGCEVELKDDQQKTVLYWLLAINATMFVFEIGLGWLSESTALIADSLDMLADAIVYAIALYAVGKSIQHKANAALVSGYFQLGLGVLILLDIARRLVGESEPHSWFMIGVGSVALIANVICLMLIRKHNNDEVHMRASWIFSANDVIANLGVVFAGILVMVLEQRWPDIVIGSIISMLILRGAYMILTDAKQELVSAQYTSEVSDKNKQSTCCNSK; from the coding sequence ATGAGCGGTTGTGGCTGTGAAGTAGAATTAAAAGATGACCAACAAAAAACAGTGCTTTATTGGCTTTTAGCTATAAATGCCACGATGTTTGTATTTGAAATTGGTTTAGGTTGGTTATCTGAATCAACCGCATTAATTGCTGATTCGTTAGATATGCTAGCTGATGCTATCGTCTATGCCATTGCCTTATATGCCGTGGGGAAGTCAATCCAACATAAAGCTAATGCAGCATTAGTAAGTGGTTATTTCCAATTGGGGTTAGGGGTTCTAATTCTTCTCGATATAGCTAGGCGACTAGTTGGAGAAAGTGAGCCTCATTCTTGGTTTATGATTGGAGTTGGTTCTGTGGCTTTAATCGCTAATGTCATTTGTTTGATGCTTATACGAAAACACAACAATGATGAAGTGCATATGAGGGCTAGCTGGATATTTTCAGCTAATGATGTGATCGCAAACCTTGGTGTCGTATTTGCTGGCATACTTGTCATGGTGCTAGAACAACGCTGGCCTGATATTGTTATTGGTAGCATCATTTCAATGTTAATTCTTCGAGGTGCTTACATGATATTAACGGATGCCAAACAAGAATTAGTATCGGCTCAATATACATCTGAAGTATCAGATAAAAATAAACAATCAACCTGCTGCAATTCAAAGTAA